The genomic interval CTGGGAAATACACTACTACAATTTTCGCTGACATAGCCTGTACATGTATTTTGGAGTATTCTGATGTTTACTGTTATATGCTAATACCGTTGTCGTCAACACGCCTTTCGTTTTGCATGCTAATATTGCTCCTAAGATGAGACCACTAGCTAACACTTATGTTCCTAGTCTTTTAAGCTCACCTTTTAGTTTGTATTATGAAATTGTAATATTCACTTTAACATAAATGTGTAACTTTCCTTGTACCATCATCTTGATAGATTGCTGCATGGTTGAGAGCAGAGAATCGATATGAAGATCAGTCAAGCGATCGGTTAGTGTTTGATTTGCAAGCAAATTTTATGCAGCCTCCTCTGTTGTTTGTACTGCTTTTAACATATGATCAGTGCTATCCTCATGGTTGACATTTATTTACCATCATTTTTACTGCAGCTATGTTGAAAGCTTCAAAAGGAAGTTTGCATCGCAGGTACACGGGTAATCAATTGGTTACTAGTTTATGTCTGTTTGAAGGCAATTGGGATGTCTCCTGCTCAAATAGCTCTGCTTAAATTGACAATGTGTCAAAACGTTCCATTAATTTGCCGCCTAATGTCATTCAATACTTCATGTTGCGGTTTGTGTGTATCATTGTTGGCTATCTTTCTGCAGGAATTTCATGCATTAAAGAGGCGATGTAGCAAGCTGCAAGGAGAGAAATATATCTGTTTTGTTGCGGTATGAGACAAAAGCTCCACGTATTTGGTCTCTCAAATTTGGTATTAAATCTTGGATCCAGCATGTTAGTTCATAGGAAATACTTGCAAGGGATGAACACATGGCAAAATGACTACCACAAATCACTGTGGGGGCTTCCTCCACTGTTTCCCGGTCAAAAAAGTAAAAAGGCTACCACAACCAACAAGTGAAAAGTTGACAGTTTTTTTGTCTAATACTACAATACTTGCTAAATATTCTGGTTTATAGAGTTGAACTGACTTGCAGTTGCTTTACCGACATTTTGCTTATATTTCACAATTGAAAAATGTCTGTCTCTGGTGTAATATTGCAGGTAAAAAATGATGATCTCAAGCGAACTGTTTTGAATAGCGTCGTTGGCACCCTGGATGTTTGTATAAGGCATCCTCTGCATGGGGAGACATTTCCTGCGGTATGGAAAAATAGCAGTATAGCACCCATGTTTTTTATATAacttctacattttttttatggtggAAAATTACATCTCAAAGTTCTTCCCAGGAGCCTGGAAAGACATCATTTCATTGTAGAATATACCAGCCAGATCAGCCAAAGTTTGGGTATCTGACAAATGTTTGTGTTGCTAAATATGCACGGCGTCAAGGGATCGCCAGCAATATGTTGTTACTGGCCATAGATGCTGCAAGACTCAATGGTAAAGCAAGAAGttgtttttaattaaaaaatgaaacaatgtTATTGTGTACTAGTACATATACCAGATAATACTGATCCATCTACTGTTATCTTCAACCCTGCTTTAGGTGCTGAAGAAGTTTATATTCATGTGCATAAGGATAATCTACCAGCTCGGAGGCTCTATGATCAGATAGGATTCAGGGTATATATACTATCTTGTTTTGctatagttctaaaaaaaatcatttggttATATAGGCCTAAATATAAATTACACTTCTTCTATGCGTTTGTAGATGGTTGACTTCGATGGTGCTCGTCAGTCGTCAGATCTATGCTTACTCTCCTTCAGTTCCTAGGACTTGGATTTTTAATACGATGGAGTTTTGATCCCATCTCCCTGTGCAGATGAAATGCCACTGGTCCTTGTGATTTGGAAAGCAGGACGGTGTCACGAATACATTTACAATCTTGTACATCAGGATAGTGTGAAATGTTTGTAACTTTGGAATTGACGATGGGTTAACCTATCTTGTTCTGATGCCCTGGAATGCTGTGGCATCTGAATGCTAAAAGTTTTACAGTTTTATTGTACAGTTTGTGAAGACTGCTAAAAGTTGTTGGTCCGTTCTGTCGTTCTGTAAGGAGATAACCAATGCAAAACACCAAAGCTTGTGTTGCATTGTCGTGTGAAGTTTACCACATACGAGTACCATACTCACACTGCCAAACACAAAACCATACTCACACTGCCACACACAAAAAATGTACAAATACCTTTCATATAATTGACTATAACTATTCACGAACTCGTTCCAAACAATGTAAGTTCATCACCAGTTAACCACTCAGCAGTTTCAGCTTCAGTACTAAAAGCACCATTGTTTggcatatttttattatatatgccGTATCAGCGATAAATTACAATTTAATCCTTAACAATTTATGAGTAAAccacgatgaaaaaaaaaaacaaaaccagcttcgaaattaagttttaaattttaagattTGGTAAAGAAACTATGGGATACAAAATAACCATCTGCAACCAATAACAACGGGTGAAAATTGAAACACAGCCCTATGATACAGGGTCTCCGAGAAATTGGAAAACAATCGCAAGGTCCGTGCTTGGATCCTCCTCCAAGCATGACACTTGTAGAGTGACCTTTGGGTCTAATCAGAGATGATCAAATAAggttatttttcatatgaataTATCTAATATAGCACAATAAAACTTAAGTCTTCGAAGATACTCATAGGATAGTGTTTGCGTGCGTTCATGTAGGATAGGGTTTACGTGCGTGCGTTCATATAAGTGAGTGTGCGTGTGTTGGGAATGTCTACTGTTGtactatataacttttttttaaaaaaaaaacttataaacCACTTCGTATTCTATCTACCATGATCGGACGGCTCACGGCTGGGAGGAGGAGTAGCGCAACCAATCTCGAAGGTTCGTATAGGTCCACGAGGGCGGGACCAGCTGTAACCGTGAAATACCCAGGCTGTCCACGGCTCGGCCCCAAATCGGCAAAATCGCCACCGCACACAGGAGAGGACACAGCGA from Oryza glaberrima chromosome 3, OglaRS2, whole genome shotgun sequence carries:
- the LOC127765479 gene encoding uncharacterized protein LOC127765479, which codes for MATGSVVAPPPSLASGGRGLRRRGVLHRRLAASPMKDEPVASTNGGKDEMVTDSFSVARRASHPGLSSSLSNPMSEVTTPFHPAAPSDLRFNRLRPSVEESDCKYKRFFGCYVAREAIIDEEYWIAAWLRAENRYEDQSSDRYVESFKRKFASQEFHALKRRCSKLQGEKYICFVAVKNDDLKRTVLNSVVGTLDVCIRHPLHGETFPAEPGKTSFHCRIYQPDQPKFGYLTNVCVAKYARRQGIASNMLLLAIDAARLNGAEEVYIHVHKDNLPARRLYDQIGFRMVDFDGARQSSDLCLLSFSS